The Desulfatiglans anilini DSM 4660 region AGCTTTTCGGGTGTGAGCGGGTTATGGATGCGGTGATCACTTTCGGTAATGTTGAAGATCCGTGGAATATCCAATGCAGAAAATCTCCTTTGTAGGATGAAAAAGGATTCAGTTCTTGTCAAAAAATTCCTCCGCTCCGGAAAGCGCGAGGCTATCGTCAGCCTTAAACCGTCGCCTGTCGCGACAAAATTCCGTCAAGAGAAGAACTTGAGCGCCAATCCCCTGAGAGTTCGCGTCCTCCGGTTCACATTGAAAAACAGGGAAAAGGTCGTTCTGTTGACTTCCCTCCTCGACAAGCGCCAATTTCCTTTGGCTGAGCTCAAAGAGCTCTACACCAAGCGCTGGTCTGTGGAAACCGCCTACAGCCATTTCAAATGCCGCATCGAAATCGAGAAGGTTTCGGGAAAATCTCCCCTCGCTGTTCTCCAAGATTTCCAAGCGAGAGTTTTGACAGCCAACCTGGCTGCCATGATCGGTCACCCGGTTCAAGATCTTATTGAGGAGCAGGCCAAAAACCATCCCGAACGACTCAGGTATGAGGTCAACTTCACCTATGCGCTTTCGTCTATGAAAAGCAACGTCGTGCTCCTCTTTGCCCGGCGACACACCACAAAAATCCTTCGAAGCCTCCTCTCGCTTCTCGGTAAGTCTTTATCGATTATTCGACCAGGCCTGAAGAATCCCAGAAAGAGAGGGCCGAAACTGAAAATTGCCGCTATGGCCTACAAGCCCATAGCTTAAGTCAATGACATCGAGGCAAGAGTGAGAAAACCATCGCCGCTTATTCTCGGGCTGTCCGACGAATAAACGACGATTTCGATTGCTGCCCCGATCAATTGACCCTGGAGCAACGTGAACAGTATTTTTCCGATTTGGCCGAGTCCCACTCCTGGAGCAGCGTCAAGATCGACCGCAACGGACTGCAATTCTTCTGGAAGCATGTCCTCAAACGCGATTGGGAGTGGGTAAACATCGTCAAAGTCCCAGAAGTGATGCCGCTGCCTGATATTCTTGCCCTGAAAGAAGTCGAGCG contains the following coding sequences:
- a CDS encoding transposase, with amino-acid sequence MKKDSVLVKKFLRSGKREAIVSLKPSPVATKFRQEKNLSANPLRVRVLRFTLKNREKVVLLTSLLDKRQFPLAELKELYTKRWSVETAYSHFKCRIEIEKVSGKSPLAVLQDFQARVLTANLAAMIGHPVQDLIEEQAKNHPERLRYEVNFTYALSSMKSNVVLLFARRHTTKILRSLLSLLGKSLSIIRPGLKNPRKRGPKLKIAAMAYKPIA